A window of Pseudomonas alcaliphila JAB1 genomic DNA:
CTGGGCGTACTGCTCAAGGAACTCAACCCCGGCATCACGCTGGAAGTGGTGGAGCTGCGCGAGTCCGGCGCAGTGGAAAGCTCCAACCCCTGGAACAACGCCGGCACCGGTCACGCCGCGCTGTGCGAGCTGAACTACACCCCGGAAGGCGCGGACGGCAGCATCGACATCAAGAAGTCGGTGAACATCAACGCCCAGTTCGAGGAGTCCAAGCAGTTCTGGGCCTACCTGATCGAAAAAGGCGCGATCAACGCGCCGAAGACCTTCATCAACCCGGTGCCGCACATGAGCTTCGTGCGCGGCAACAGTGGTATTGCCTTCCTCAAGAAGCGCTTCGAGGCCCTGCGTCAACATCACGCCTTCGCCGAGATGGAATACACCGAGGATCGCGCCACCATCGCCGAATGGGCGCCGCTGCTGATTCCGGGCCGTGATGCCAACGAGCCGCTGGCGATGACCCGCGTGCAGGCCGGTACCGACGTCAACTTCGGCGCGGTCACCGAGCAGATGCTCGCCTACCTGACCACCCAGCCCGACGCCAAGGTCACCTGCAACCAGAAGGTCACCGACCTCAAGCGCGACGGTGAAGGCTGGCTGGTGGATATCAAGGACACCCGCTCCGGCGCCACGCGCCAGCTCAAGAGCAAGTTCGTCTTCCTTGGCGCTGGCGGCGGCGCACTGCCGCTGCTGCAGCTGTCCGGCATCCCCGAAGGCAAAGGCTTCGGCGGCTTCCCGGTGAGCGGCCAGTGGCTGCGTTGCGACAACCCTGAGATCGTCAAGCAGCACCAGGCCAAGGTCTACAGCCAGGCTGCCGTCGGCTCACCACCGATGTCGGTACCGCACCTCGATACCCGCGTGGTCGATGGCAAGAAATCCCTGCTGTTCGGCCCCTACGCCGGCTTCACCACCAAGTTCCTCAAGCACGGCTCGTTCCTTGACCTGCCGCTGTCGGTACGCCCCAACAACCTCGGCCCGATGCTGGCGGTGGCGCGCGACAACATGGACCTGACCCGCTACCTGATCAAGGAAGTGATGCAGTCCGAGGAACAGCGCCTGAACACCCTGCGCGGCTTCTACCCCGAAGCCAAGGCAGAGGACTGGCGCCTGGAAGTCGCTGGCCAGCGCGTGCAGATCATCAAGAAGGACAGCAAGAACGGCGGCGTGCTGCAGTTCGGCACCGAACTGGTGGCTGCAGCCGACGGCACCATCGCCGCATTGCTCGGCGCCTCGCCGGGTGCCTCGGTCACCGTGTCGATCATGCTCGACCTGATTCGCCGTTGCTTCCCCGAGCAGGCCAAGAGCGACGACTGGCGCAGCAAACTGGACGAGATCTTCCCGGCCATGGCCGATGTTCTGTCCAGCGACGCCGCGCGCTACCACGAAGTGCAGACGCAATCGAATCAGCGCCTGCAGCTCGACATCCCCAGCGCCTGATCGTCACGCACAAAAAACCGCCCTTCGGGCGGTTTTTTATGGGGTTACTGCTGACCCCAAGGCAGGATCGGAATGGCCGTCACCGCATTCTGCGGGCTACCCTCGATCACCCGGTCGCTGTAGACCAGATACACCAGGGTGTTGCGCTTGCTGTCGAAGAAACGCACCACCTGCATGGTCTTGAACACCAGCGAAGTGCGCTCCTTGAACACCTCCTCGCCGTCCTTGAGCGTGCCCTTGAATGCAATGGGACCAACCTGGCGGCAGGCGATGGAGGCCTCGGCCCGATCCTCGGCCAGGCCCAGACCACCCTTCACCCCGCCGGTCTTGGCACGCGACAGGTAGCAGGTCACGCCGTCCACCTTGGGGTCATCGAAGGCCTCGACGACGATCTTGTCGTTCGGCCCAACCCATTTGAACACCGTCGACACCTCACCGATGGTCTCGGCCAGCGTCAGGCTGGGCAGCATCAGCAGGCTCAGCACATATCCCTTGAACAGACGCATACATGCTCCTTAGACGAGAATCAGATTGTCGCGATGCACCAGCTCCGGCTCATCGACATAGCCCAGCAGCTTCTCGATGGCGTCCGACGGCTGGCCGATGATCTTCTGTGCTTCCAGCGCGCTGTAGTTGACCAGGCCACGCGCAACCTCACGGCCGTCAGGCGATACGCAGACCACCATCTCGCCACGGCGGAAGCTACCCTGCACCGCCTTCACCCCCACCGGCAGCAGACTCTTGCGATCCTGGCTCAGCGCCTTCACCGCACCGGCGTCCAGCACCAGGGTGCCACGGGTCTGCAGGTGGCCAGCCAGCCACTGCTTGCGCGCCGCCAGCAAGCCGCGCTCGGGCGCCAGCAACGTGCCCAGACGCTCGCCCGCCTTGAGCCGCGCCAGCACCTGCTCGATGGCACCGCCAACGATCACCGTATGCGCGCCGGAGCGCGCAGCCAGACGCGAAGCACGCAGCTTGGTCTGCATGCCGCCACGGCCCAGCGCACCACCGACGCCACCTGCCACGGCATCCAGTGCCGGATCATCGGCGCGGGCTTCGAAGATCAGCTCGGCATCGGGGTTGTGGCGCGGGTCGGCGTTGTACATGCCGTCGCGGTCGGTGAGGATCACCAGCAGATCGGCTTCCACCAGGTTGGCTACCAGCGCGGCCAGGGTGTCGTTGTCGCCGAAGCGGATTTCATCGGTGACCACGGTGTCGTTCTCGTTGATCACCGGGATCACGTCGAGATTCACCAAGGTGCGCAGGGTACTGCGCGCGTTGAGATAGCGCTTGCGGTCGGAGAGATCGTCGTGCGTCAGCAGCACCTGTGCGGTACGCCGGTTGTGCTCGGCAAAGCTCGACTCCCAGGCCTGCACCAGGGCCATCTGGCCAATGGCGGCAGCGGCCTGCAGCTCGTGCATCGCGCTAGGTCGGCTGGTCCAGCCCAGGCGGCTCATGCCGGCTGCCACCGCGCCGGAAGATACCAGCACCAGTTCCACGCCCTGCTCACGCAGCGCGACCATCTGCTTGACCCACACCGCCATGGCCGCACGATCCAGGCCACGCCCGTCGGCGGTCAGCAGCGCGCTTCCGATCTTCACCACCCAGCGCCGCGCGCCGGTCACCTTGTCACGCATGATCTTCCAACCTTAGCCAGAAAATGATGGGGTCCACCCCACCTACAAAAACGCCGCAATTAAGCGGCGTTGGAAATTTGCTTAATCCCGGACGTAAATGATTTCCGGGCCATCGTCGTCTTCTTCATCGAGGAAGTCATCGTCCTCGTCGATATCGTCGACGCTGCGCACACCGGATTTACGCAACGCACGCTGATCGTCCAGTGCCTGCAGACGGGCACGCGCCTCGTCTTCGATGCGCTGATCCAGCTCGGCCAGTTCCTCGGCGAATACCGGGTCCTCGGCGATGCGCTCGGCACGCACTTCCAGGTAATGCATGATGTCGCGACTGATGCGCTCGGTGCCGTCGCGGCTGATGGCCGAGACCACGTAAACCGGGCCCTGCCAGTTCAGACGGGCAACGATATCGGCCTTGCGCGCCTCACGCTCGTCCTCGGGCACCTGGTCCATCTTGTTCAGCACCAGCCAGCGATCGCGCTCAGCCAACGCCGGGCTGAAGCGCCCCAGCTCGTCGATGATCACCTGCGCAGCCTCGGCCGGATCGCTCTCGTCCAGCGGTGCCATGTCCACCAGGTGCAGCAGCAGGCGGGTACGCGCCAGGTGCTTGAGGAAGCGAATACCCAGGCCGGCACCGTCCGAAGCGCCTTCGATCAGCCCCGGAATGTCGGCGACGACGAAGCTCTTGAAGCGATCGACGCTGACCACGCCCAGGTTCGGCACCAGGGTGGTGAAGGGGTAATCGGCGACCTTCGGCTTGGCCGCGGAAACGGCGCGAATGAAGGTGCTCTTGCCGGCATTGGGCAGACCGAGCAGACCAACGTCGGCCAGCACTTTCAGCTCGAGCTTGAGATCACGCGACTCGCCCGGTTTGCCCGGCGTGGTCTGGCGCGGCGCACGGTTGGTACTGGACTTGAAGCGGGTGTTGCCCAGGCCGTGCCAGCCGCCCTGAGCGACCATCAGGCGCTGACCGGGCTTGACCAGGTCACCAATCACTTCCTGCGTGGCCACGTCGATCACCGTGGTGCCAACCGGTACCGGCAGGATCAGGTCCTCGCCCTTGGCGCCGGTGCAATCGGTGCTGCCGCCCTTCTCGCCATTCTGCGCGTTGAATTTACGCGTATAGCGGTAATCGATCAGGGTGTTGAGGTTGGCATCGGCCTCGAGGAATACCGAGCCGCCGTCGCCACCGTCGCCGCCGTTGGGGCCGCCCTTCTCGATGAATTTCTCGCGACGGAAGGCCATCATGCCGTTACCGCCGTCACCGGCTTTTACAAAAATTGAAACTTCGTCGACAAATTTCATTAGTCTGCCTCCCGCTTCATCTGCGGGCTGGGGGAACGCTTGCCAAATCATCCAGAACTAGCGGATTGGGCAAGCGAACCAAAGATACACAAACAAAAAAGCCCCGTCCTACGGACAGGGCTTTTCCAGCGCGTAGGCGATTAGGCCTGAACGACGCTCACGTAGCGACGGCCGAAAGCGCCCTTCACTTCGAACTTGACCACGCCTTCGACTTTAGCGAAGAGGGTGTGGTCTTTGCCCATGCCCACGCCGAAACCAGCATGGAACTCGGTGCCGCGCTGACGAACGATGATGTTGCCGGCCTTGATGACCTGACCACCATACATTTTCACGCCAAGGCGTTTACTTTCGGAATCGCGGCCGTTACGGGTAGAACCGCCAGCTTTTTTGTGTGCCATGAGTCAATACTCCTATAAAGGATCGGGGCCGACGAATCAGGCCTGGATACCGGTGATTTTGATCTCAGTGAACCACTGACGGTGGCCCTGACGCTTCATGTGGTGCTTACGACGGCGGAATTTGATGATGCGTACTTTATCGTGACGGCCTTGCGACACGACTTCGGCAACCACTTTAGCGCCGTCTACGACCGGAGCGCCGATCTGAACGTCGTCGCCATTGCCGATCAGCAGAACGCGATCGAAAGTCACGGCTTCGCCGGTAGCGACTTCGAGCTTCTCGATCTTGAGGAATTCGCCTTCGGTGACTTTGTATTGCTTGCCACCAGTAACAATTACTGCGTACATGGTAAATCTCCGTTGATCCTGCTCACCCAGCGCTTTAGAAAAGTCGTTATTGGCTGGCATGGCTGCTTGGGGCCGGAAGTGACACCCTTGCAATTGCGTAAGGCAGGGAAATGCCCAGGGGGAAGTTCAGGGTGCGCGATTGTACGCAAGCGCCGAACGCTTCGCAAGGGGCGCCAGTGCTTGCCTTGACAGCCCCTACCCCGCCACCTAGCATGCCGCGCAACCTCAAAGGAGCACCAGTCGCCGATGCAACCCCAGGCTTTCTACCGCGTGGTAGCGGACGATTTCACCGCCGTCGATGGCATCATTCGCCAACAGGTGGTTTCCCGCGTGCCGCTGGTGGAAAAGATCGGCGACTATATCATCTCCGCTGGCGGCAAGCGCCTGCGCCCGTTGCTGGTGCTGCTCAGCGGTCGCGCACTGGGTTACCAGGCCGACGACCTGCGCCTGCTGGCTGCCACCATCGAGTTTCTGCATACCGCCACCCTGCTGCATGACGATGTGGTTGACATGTCCGACATGCGCCGTGGCCGCAGCACCGCCAATGCCCAGTGGGGCAACGCACCGAGCGTGCTGGTGGGCGACTTCCTTTATTCACGCTCGTTCGAAATGATGGTCGAGCTCGGCTCCATGCCGGTGATGAAGATTCTCTCCCACGCCACCCGCGTGATCGCCGAAGGCGAAGTACTGCAGCTGTCCAAGGTGCGCGACGCCAGCACCACGGAAGAGACCTATATGGAAGTCATCCGCGGCAAGACCGCGATGCTGTTCGAGGCCTCGACCCACAGTGCCGCCGCCCTGGCCGGCGCCAACGAGGCGCAGCGCGAAGCCCTGCGTACCTTCGGCGACCACCTGGGTATCGCCTTCCAACTGGTCGACGACCTGCTCGACTACAAGGGCGACGCGGCCGAACTGGGCAAGAACGTCGGTGACGACCTGGCCGAAGGCAAACCGACCCTGCCGCTGATCTACACCATGCGTGAAGGCACCGAGGAACAGGCCGCGCTGGTACGCCGTGCGATTCAGAAAGGCGGTATCGAAGACCTGGAAAGCATCCGCGCCGCCGTGGATGCAGCCGGCGCTCTGGAGTACACCGCACAACTCGCCCGCGACTACGCCGAACGCGCCATTGCCTGCCTGGAAGTGCTGCCGGCCGGCGAATATCGCGATGCACTGATCGAGCTGAGCCGTTTCGCCGTCGCGCGCACGCACTAAGCGACGAAATCGAGACAGGTAGCCCGGATGCAATCCGGGGCGGGTTTACGGGATATGACCATTCCCGGATTACATCCGGGCTACGGGTTCGCGATACACGGCACAGCCACAAACAAAAACGCCCCGAACCAGTCGGGGCGTTTTGCGTTCAGGCCTGGCGGATTAGCAGGCCGTTGAAAAACGTAGGCGAGGCAGCCAGTGCAAGGCAAAAACAGGCGAAAAAGCGCAGTTTACGAGTTGTAAATGAGCATTTTGAGCCTGTTTTTAACGCAGCAATGGCAACGCAGGTAGTTTTTCAACAGCCTGTTACAGACGCAGGCCGCCGTCCAGCTCCAGAATGCGCCCCGTGTAGTAGTCGTTTTCCAGAATGTAGGCCACCGAATGGGCGATCTCGGCCGGCTTGCCCATGCGCTTGAGCGGAATACCCGAAGTCATCTTCTCCAGCGCTTCCGGCTTCATGCTGCCGGTCATCTCGGTTTCGATGAAGCCCGGCGCCACACCCGCGACGCGGATGCCGTAACGCGCCAGCTCCTTGGCCCAGACCACGGTGTCGGCAGCCACGCCCGCCTTGGCCGCGGAGTAGTTGGCCTGCCCCATGTTGCCGGCACGCGAGATCGAGGAAATGTTGACGATGGCGCCCTGGTTGCCCAGCTCGATCATCTTCGCCGCCACTTCGCGAGTGCAAAGGAATACGCCGGTCAGGTTGACATCGATCACCGCCTGCCACTGCGCCAGGCTCATCTTGGTCATTTCGCCATCTTTCACGCGGATGGTCAGGCCATCGCGCAGGATGCCGGCGTTGTTGACCAGGCCGTTGATGGCACCGAAGTCATCGGCCACCTGGGCGACCATATGGGTCACCTGCTCTTCATCGGCCACGTTGCACAGGTAGCTGCGGGCATCGCCACCGGCGGCCTTGCAGGCAGCCACGGCTTCGTCGAGTTTTTCCTGATTCAGATCGACCAGCGCCAGCTTGGCGCCCTTGGCCGCCAGGTACTCACCCATGGCGCGGCCCAGTCCCTGGCAACCGCCAGTGATGATGATGACTTTGTCTTTCAGTTGCATCGCTTTATCCCCTCAAGGTGCAGCATTTACCGACCCCGCTGATGCCCGCTAACCGCTATGCTAGGGCGTCTGTCCGTTTATTAGGAATCTGTTCACGGTCTTGCGAGCTAGAGCGATACAAGGCAAAAACAGGCGAGGAAGCGCAGTTTACGAGTTGTAAATGAGCATTCCGAGCCTGTTTTTAACGCAGTAGCGCCGACGCGCAGCTGACTATGAACAGGTTCCTACGGATTCTTTGCGAGGAGTCATAAGGTGAGCGTGAAAGCCGGCAAGCATGCACGAGAATTGCTGCTCAAGGAATACCGTGGCGTGCTCAGCACCCACTCCAAGGCCATGCCGGGTTTCCCTTTCGGATCGGTGGTGCCCTACTGCCTGGACGCCGAGGGCCGCCCACTGATCCTGATCAGCCGCATCGCCCAGCACACCCATAATCTCGGGCAGGACGCCAAATGTTCGCTATTGGTCGGCGAACGTGGCGCAGAGGATGTGCAGGCGGTTGGCCGCCTCACTTTGCTCGCCGAAGCACGACAGTTGCATGACGAGGACGAAATCGAAGCGGCCGCACAGCGTTATTACCGCTTTTTCCCCCAGTCGCGCGACTACCATCGGGCGCATGATTTCGATTTTTGGCGGCTGGAGCCGGTGCGCTGGCGCTTCATTGGCGGCTTCGGCGCCATTCACTGGCTCGACCAGGTGGCCCTGGCCAATCCTTTCGCGGCGGACGGCAGCGAAGCGAGCATGGTCGAGCACATGAACGACGACCACGCCAGCGCCATCGCGCATTACGTCGAACTGGCCGGCCTGCCGCAACACGAACCCGCGCAGATGGCCGGTGTCGACAGTGAAGGCTTTCATCTGCGCATCGGCCAGAGCCTGTATTGGCTGCCCTTTCCCGCACCCTGCAGCAATCCCGGCGCCGTGCGCCAGGCGCTGGTGCAACTGGCCAGAGCCGAGAGCTGGCCGACCAATGGCGAGTCTTCAGCTTGAATTAAGCGCGAAACGCCATATTTAACTTCTACGGGAAGCCCGTCTTCCGCCAAGGACACTTCGACTCATGCGCGTGTTTCTGTTCCTCTTTCTGCTCTTTCCCATCATCGAGCTGGCCCTGCTGATCAAGGTCGGCAGCGCGATTGGCGTGCTGCCCACGCTGATGCTGGTGATCGGTACCGCGGTTCTCGGCAGCGTGCTGCTGCGCGTCGCCGGGGTGGCCACTGCCTGGCGCGCCCGTGAAAAACTCTCGCGCGGTGAGTTGCCCGAGCAGGAAATGCTCGAAGGCCTGCTGATTGCCGTCGGCGGCGGCCTGCTGTTGCTGCCGGGCTTCATCAGCGACATCTTCGGCGTGCTCTGCCTGATTCCCTTCACCCGCCGCCTGCTGGTGGGCAAGATTCGCCGCCGCGCCGAGGAACAGGCCCTGCGCCAGCGCGCCTTCTTCGACGACCAGGCGGCCCGCACCGGCAAGACCAAGCCCAATGTGCTCGAAGGCGAGTACGAGCGCCGCGACTGATCCATACAGCACCTGTAGGAGCCGGCTTGCCGGCGATCTCTCTGGCTGATCGCCGGCAAGCCGGCTCCTACGCAAAGTCGTCAGGCTGCGGTGCTTACCGCGAGTGCCGCCCCCTCTGAAACGCAAAAAATTTCATCCCCGCCCCTTGAAATACCCTTGCTCGCCCACATGTAGCAGTCACCGCAAGGTGCCTGCCCGCTGAGGCAGTCCGACTTTCGCGGTGCGCCCAGCGTGCCGCGCCCGGCCTCGCCGGATTTTACAAACCTGCCGACCAATCAAGAGTCGGCAAGTTGACCATTCAATTGTTAGGAGAGATCGACAATGAAGCTTCGTCCTCTGCATGACCGCGTCGTGATCCGTCGCAGCGAAGAAGAGACCAAAACCGCAGGCGGCATCGTGCTGCCGGGTTCGGCCGCCGAGAAGCCGAACCAAGGTGAAATCGTTGCCGTCGGTACCGGTAAGGTTCTGGATAACGGCGAAGTCCGTCCGCTGGCCGTCAAGGTCGGTGACAAGGTGGTATTCGGCCCGTACTCCGGCAGCAACACCGTCAAAGTCGACGGCGAAGACCTGCTGGTAATGGGCGAGAACGAAATCCTCGCTGTCGTCGAAGCCTGATTCCCACGAATCTCCGTTTAACCTTCAAGAATTTGAGGACTGATCAACATGGCTGCTAAAGAAGTCAAGTTTGGCGATTCCGCCCGCAAGAAAATGCTCATTGGCGTCAACGTACTGGCCGACGCCGTCAAAGCCACCCTCGGCCCGAAAGGCCGTAACGTGGTGCTGGCCAAATCCTTCGGCGCCCCGACCATCACCAAAGACGGTGTGTCGGTTGCCAAGGAAATCGAACTGAAAGACGCCTTCGAAAACATGGGCGCCCAACTGGTCAAGGACGTTGCGTCCAAGGCCAACGACGCTGCCGGTGACGGCACCACCACCGCTACCGTACTGGCTCAAGCCATCGTCAACGAAGGCCTGAAGTCCGTTGCTGCCGGCATGAACCCGATGGATCTGAAGCGCGGCATCGACAAGGCCACCATCGCCATCGTCGCCCAACTGAAAGAACTGGCCAAGCCGTGCACCGACACCAAGGCCATCGCCCAGGTCGGCACCATCTCCGCCAACTCCGACAGCTCCATCGGTGACATCATCGCCGAAGCCATGGAAAAGGTCGGTAAAGAAGGCGTCATCACCGTTGAAGAAGGCTCGGGCCTGGAAAACGAACTGTCCGTCGTAGAAGGCATGCAGTTCGACCGTGGCTACCTGTCGCCGTACTTCATCAACAAGCCGGACACCATGGTTGCCGAGCTGGAAGGCCCGCTGCTGCTGCTGGTCGACAAGAAGATCAGCAACATCCGCGAACTGCTGCCGGTTCTGGAAGCCGTTGCCAAGGCTGGTCGTCCGCTGCTGATCGTGGCTGAAGACGTCGAAGGCGAAGCCCTGGCTACCCTGGTCGTCAACAACATGCGCGGCATCGTCAAAGTCGCAGCCGTCAAGGCTCCGGGCTTCGGCGACCGCCGCAAGGCCATGCTGCAGGACATCGCAATCCTCACCGGCGGTACCGTGATCTCCGAAGAAGTTGGCCTGTCCCTGGAAAGCGCCACTCTGGAGCACCTGGGTAACGCCAAGCGCGTCGTGCTGAACAAGGACAACACCACCATCATCGATGGTGCTGGCGCCCAAGCCGACATCGAAGCCCGCGTGGCGCAGATCCGCAAGCAGGTCGAAGACACCACCTCCGACTACGACAAAGAGAAGCTGCAAGAGCGTCTGGCCAAGCTGGCCGGCGGTGTTGCCGTGATCAAGGTTGGCGCTGCCACCGAAGTCGAGATGAAAGAGAAGAAAGCCCGCGTTGAAGACGCCCTGCACGCTACCCGCGCTGCTGTGGAAGAAGGCGTGGTACCTGGCGGTGGCGTGGCCCTGGTGCGCGCTCTGCTGGCAATCGACGAGCTGAAAGGCGACAACGAAGACCAGAACGTCGGTATCGCTCTGCTGCGTCGCGCTGTCGAAGCGCCGCTGCGTCAGATCGTTGCCAACGCCGGCGGCGAGCCGAGCGTAGTGGTCGACAAGGTCAAGCAGGGTTCGGGCAACTTCGGCTTCAACGCCGCGACCGACACCTACGGCGACATGATCGAGATGGGTATTCTCGACCCGGCCAAGGTCACCCGTTCGGCCCTGCAAGCTGCTGCTTCCATCGGCGGCCTGATGATCACCACCGAGGCCATGGTTGCCGAAGCGGCTGACGACAAAGGCCCGGCCATGCCTGATATGGGTGGCATGGGCGGTATGGGTGGCATGGGCGGCATGATGTAAGCCACCCGGCTCCTTAGCAGTACCAAGAACCCCGCGCCAGTCGCGGGGTTTTTTTTGGCCTGCCATCCATGGCGGCCACCCTGAGGGCCGTCGCTACGCGACGTTAAAAATTTCTCCCGGAAATTTTTTATGCCCGACGAAAAGCGATACAGGCCGCAAAATCCGATCACATTACCGATGGACTCGGGAACGTTGTTTGCTTATGTTTTGTTACAACCCTGAACGACGTAGTCCCCGTTCACGAGACGAGTGCTGCGCACACCTCCAATAGAAGAACAAAAATATGGCCCTTTGCAGTACGAACGAGATTCCTCAGCAGGTATTCCAATACTGGTGGCAACAGCAAGGTGATTGGGTCGAAGAGCCCAACGCTCGCCGCGGCGGCAAAAGTGGTGTGCAGCGCCTGCTGGATGAAACTGGCGTGCTCTACGCCAAGAAACAGATCGGCCATATCTACCGCAGCCTGCTGCACCCACAGGGACGCCCGACCGTACTGCGCGAACGCAGTGCATTGCTGGCCCTGGACGCACTCGGCGTGCCCGTTCCCAAGCTGATCTACTGCGGCGTTGAACGCGACCCACAACAGGGCTGGCGGGGCCTGCTGGTGACCGCCGAGCTCGAAGGCTTCATGGACATCGAAAGCTGGTACGCCAAAGGCGGCCGCGAAGCCTGTGGCGAAACCGTACACACCGAGCTGCTGCAACTTGTTGGCGCGACTCTGGCGCGCATGCACCTGGGGCGCTGGCAGCACGGTTGCCTGTATGCCAAACATGTCTTCGTTAACCTTGCCGGCGAAACGCCGCAGGTTGCCCTGCTGGATCTGGAGAAAAGCCGTCGCCGCCTGACACGCGTCCAAGCTGCTCAGCACGACCTGCCTCAACTACGACGCCACAGCCCCTGGTCCGACGCCGACTGGCAGCAACTGCTGCAGGGCTATCGCCAGATCTTCGCCGATGGTGCCAAAGGCCTCGGCACGGCTATTGCCTGAACAAACGACTGCCGGCCTAGGGCCGGCAGTGTTTTTCCCGCAACACCTCGTTCCATCCGCATCACCCCCACCAGGAAGTGGCTCTACCTTGCACCTTTGCGCTGGGTAGCAAGCAGAGCTGCAGGCGACTGCAACTGCCAGGGCCGGCTGTTACAGGGGGCCTTAACGGGCACCTAAGGTTACGTCGATACGTTACCCGCAGCATTGTTGAACCAACCGACAAGGCCCGTGTCCCAGCACAGCCCCGGCTGGTGCCAGCTACGCGCTAAGACCGTTCGTCGCATGAGACGACGACAAGGCAATGGGTGATCTAGGTTTAGCGAACAGCGTTTGGCAGCGCTTTCAAGGGGTTAGCAAAATGAAATTAGAAATAGCACGAGGTTTGTTCCTGGGCCTCGCCCTCAGCGTAACGGCAATCGCCGCCGCAGCCTGGCAGGAGCCCGGCCCACGCGTGCTGGAAGCGCAAGCCTGCACCGCCGCAGAGCCCTGCCCCACCGCGCCTTTGCGCAAGCAAGTGCAGCCCGCCGCCAAA
This region includes:
- the mqo gene encoding malate dehydrogenase (quinone); the protein is MAHNDYQSVDVVLVGAGIMSATLGVLLKELNPGITLEVVELRESGAVESSNPWNNAGTGHAALCELNYTPEGADGSIDIKKSVNINAQFEESKQFWAYLIEKGAINAPKTFINPVPHMSFVRGNSGIAFLKKRFEALRQHHAFAEMEYTEDRATIAEWAPLLIPGRDANEPLAMTRVQAGTDVNFGAVTEQMLAYLTTQPDAKVTCNQKVTDLKRDGEGWLVDIKDTRSGATRQLKSKFVFLGAGGGALPLLQLSGIPEGKGFGGFPVSGQWLRCDNPEIVKQHQAKVYSQAAVGSPPMSVPHLDTRVVDGKKSLLFGPYAGFTTKFLKHGSFLDLPLSVRPNNLGPMLAVARDNMDLTRYLIKEVMQSEEQRLNTLRGFYPEAKAEDWRLEVAGQRVQIIKKDSKNGGVLQFGTELVAAADGTIAALLGASPGASVTVSIMLDLIRRCFPEQAKSDDWRSKLDEIFPAMADVLSSDAARYHEVQTQSNQRLQLDIPSA
- a CDS encoding CreA family protein, which encodes MRLFKGYVLSLLMLPSLTLAETIGEVSTVFKWVGPNDKIVVEAFDDPKVDGVTCYLSRAKTGGVKGGLGLAEDRAEASIACRQVGPIAFKGTLKDGEEVFKERTSLVFKTMQVVRFFDSKRNTLVYLVYSDRVIEGSPQNAVTAIPILPWGQQ
- the proB gene encoding glutamate 5-kinase, with amino-acid sequence MRDKVTGARRWVVKIGSALLTADGRGLDRAAMAVWVKQMVALREQGVELVLVSSGAVAAGMSRLGWTSRPSAMHELQAAAAIGQMALVQAWESSFAEHNRRTAQVLLTHDDLSDRKRYLNARSTLRTLVNLDVIPVINENDTVVTDEIRFGDNDTLAALVANLVEADLLVILTDRDGMYNADPRHNPDAELIFEARADDPALDAVAGGVGGALGRGGMQTKLRASRLAARSGAHTVIVGGAIEQVLARLKAGERLGTLLAPERGLLAARKQWLAGHLQTRGTLVLDAGAVKALSQDRKSLLPVGVKAVQGSFRRGEMVVCVSPDGREVARGLVNYSALEAQKIIGQPSDAIEKLLGYVDEPELVHRDNLILV
- the cgtA gene encoding Obg family GTPase CgtA, producing MKFVDEVSIFVKAGDGGNGMMAFRREKFIEKGGPNGGDGGDGGSVFLEADANLNTLIDYRYTRKFNAQNGEKGGSTDCTGAKGEDLILPVPVGTTVIDVATQEVIGDLVKPGQRLMVAQGGWHGLGNTRFKSSTNRAPRQTTPGKPGESRDLKLELKVLADVGLLGLPNAGKSTFIRAVSAAKPKVADYPFTTLVPNLGVVSVDRFKSFVVADIPGLIEGASDGAGLGIRFLKHLARTRLLLHLVDMAPLDESDPAEAAQVIIDELGRFSPALAERDRWLVLNKMDQVPEDEREARKADIVARLNWQGPVYVVSAISRDGTERISRDIMHYLEVRAERIAEDPVFAEELAELDQRIEDEARARLQALDDQRALRKSGVRSVDDIDEDDDFLDEEDDDGPEIIYVRD
- the rpmA gene encoding 50S ribosomal protein L27, giving the protein MAHKKAGGSTRNGRDSESKRLGVKMYGGQVIKAGNIIVRQRGTEFHAGFGVGMGKDHTLFAKVEGVVKFEVKGAFGRRYVSVVQA
- the rplU gene encoding 50S ribosomal protein L21, with the translated sequence MYAVIVTGGKQYKVTEGEFLKIEKLEVATGEAVTFDRVLLIGNGDDVQIGAPVVDGAKVVAEVVSQGRHDKVRIIKFRRRKHHMKRQGHRQWFTEIKITGIQA
- a CDS encoding polyprenyl synthetase family protein is translated as MQPQAFYRVVADDFTAVDGIIRQQVVSRVPLVEKIGDYIISAGGKRLRPLLVLLSGRALGYQADDLRLLAATIEFLHTATLLHDDVVDMSDMRRGRSTANAQWGNAPSVLVGDFLYSRSFEMMVELGSMPVMKILSHATRVIAEGEVLQLSKVRDASTTEETYMEVIRGKTAMLFEASTHSAAALAGANEAQREALRTFGDHLGIAFQLVDDLLDYKGDAAELGKNVGDDLAEGKPTLPLIYTMREGTEEQAALVRRAIQKGGIEDLESIRAAVDAAGALEYTAQLARDYAERAIACLEVLPAGEYRDALIELSRFAVARTH
- a CDS encoding SDR family oxidoreductase: MQLKDKVIIITGGCQGLGRAMGEYLAAKGAKLALVDLNQEKLDEAVAACKAAGGDARSYLCNVADEEQVTHMVAQVADDFGAINGLVNNAGILRDGLTIRVKDGEMTKMSLAQWQAVIDVNLTGVFLCTREVAAKMIELGNQGAIVNISSISRAGNMGQANYSAAKAGVAADTVVWAKELARYGIRVAGVAPGFIETEMTGSMKPEALEKMTSGIPLKRMGKPAEIAHSVAYILENDYYTGRILELDGGLRL
- a CDS encoding HugZ family protein; this translates as MSVKAGKHARELLLKEYRGVLSTHSKAMPGFPFGSVVPYCLDAEGRPLILISRIAQHTHNLGQDAKCSLLVGERGAEDVQAVGRLTLLAEARQLHDEDEIEAAAQRYYRFFPQSRDYHRAHDFDFWRLEPVRWRFIGGFGAIHWLDQVALANPFAADGSEASMVEHMNDDHASAIAHYVELAGLPQHEPAQMAGVDSEGFHLRIGQSLYWLPFPAPCSNPGAVRQALVQLARAESWPTNGESSA
- a CDS encoding FxsA family protein encodes the protein MRVFLFLFLLFPIIELALLIKVGSAIGVLPTLMLVIGTAVLGSVLLRVAGVATAWRAREKLSRGELPEQEMLEGLLIAVGGGLLLLPGFISDIFGVLCLIPFTRRLLVGKIRRRAEEQALRQRAFFDDQAARTGKTKPNVLEGEYERRD
- a CDS encoding co-chaperone GroES, with product MKLRPLHDRVVIRRSEEETKTAGGIVLPGSAAEKPNQGEIVAVGTGKVLDNGEVRPLAVKVGDKVVFGPYSGSNTVKVDGEDLLVMGENEILAVVEA